In a single window of the Campylobacter hyointestinalis subsp. lawsonii genome:
- the rpmI gene encoding 50S ribosomal protein L35, giving the protein MPKMKSVRGAAKRFKVGKNKIKRGSAFRSHILTKKPSKRMRDLRQSHYVDSTNVSAVKKMLCI; this is encoded by the coding sequence ATGCCAAAGATGAAGTCTGTTCGTGGCGCAGCTAAACGCTTTAAAGTTGGAAAAAACAAGATCAAAAGAGGCTCAGCATTTAGAAGCCACATCTTGACTAAAAAACCATCTAAGCGTATGAGAGACCTTAGACAATCGCATTATGTTGATAGTACTAACGTTTCAGCTGTTAAAAAAATGCTTTGCATATAA
- a CDS encoding DUF7488 domain-containing protein encodes MKKLVLLFCFIFGAFSVFAEPRPTPEDLQACYEKNRDSVFEYKGLMAISLNKDLAAVLYDKDKKLDSRDYIKFDPYLGLYLVRVDRTLKAPFMMNELDTKPGMWVNVLDQNVSEIGHIKSFGNTISDFDELTYDAQKPGLLLCDCCSMLGIAIGGNKFIGNRYIKHFMKDDDVFYGDIGVEFGDINGTLRVKSSNPFSAGKELLSGDKIVMVNNKIPTDLRDLNEMILFAPKNSSFKFDIVRNDQNQTIVFDMKYPPNQIQNQLKIGSADTNSTKKTETKKAKKYISFLSKYGIQVSKNATVQKVTPRSKAAKAGFRVGDKILAVDKRSVLSAADIEKAMRAQKNKFYFLVSRDDFQFFIRVYK; translated from the coding sequence ATGAAAAAGCTGGTTTTACTTTTTTGCTTTATCTTTGGTGCTTTTAGTGTTTTTGCCGAGCCTCGTCCCACTCCAGAAGACTTACAAGCTTGTTATGAAAAAAACAGAGATTCTGTTTTCGAATACAAAGGGCTGATGGCTATATCTTTGAACAAAGATTTGGCTGCAGTTTTATACGATAAAGATAAGAAGCTAGATAGTCGTGATTATATTAAATTTGATCCATATCTAGGGCTTTATCTAGTTAGGGTAGATCGCACTTTAAAAGCTCCTTTTATGATGAATGAGCTAGATACTAAACCTGGCATGTGGGTAAATGTACTAGATCAAAACGTAAGCGAGATAGGGCATATAAAATCTTTTGGGAATACTATAAGCGACTTTGATGAGCTGACTTATGACGCTCAAAAACCAGGTCTTTTGCTGTGCGATTGCTGTTCTATGCTAGGTATCGCCATAGGTGGAAATAAATTTATAGGAAATCGCTACATAAAGCATTTTATGAAAGACGATGATGTTTTTTATGGCGATATAGGGGTTGAATTTGGTGATATAAATGGTACTTTGCGCGTAAAAAGCTCAAATCCATTTTCTGCGGGTAAAGAGCTACTTAGTGGCGATAAGATAGTTATGGTGAATAATAAAATCCCTACTGATCTAAGAGATCTAAACGAGATGATACTATTTGCACCAAAAAATAGTAGTTTTAAATTTGATATCGTAAGAAACGATCAAAATCAGACTATTGTATTTGATATGAAGTATCCACCAAATCAAATTCAAAACCAGCTTAAAATCGGCTCTGCTGACACAAATTCCACAAAGAAAACTGAAACAAAAAAAGCTAAAAAATATATCTCATTTTTATCAAAATACGGCATACAAGTTTCTAAAAATGCAACCGTTCAGAAGGTAACTCCACGCTCTAAAGCAGCAAAAGCAGGCTTTAGAGTAGGAGATAAGATTTTAGCTGTAGATAAAAGATCTGTTCTCTCAGCAGCAGATATAGAAAAGGCGATGCGAGCTCAGAAAAATAAATTTTATTTTTTAGTTTCAAGAGATGATTTTCAATTTTTCATAAGAGTTTATAAATGA
- a CDS encoding YbaB/EbfC family nucleoid-associated protein translates to MFKDFDFSKMGEVLAQAQQKAKEFEDEIASKEFISKSGGGLISVKSNGKGEILDISIDDSLLEDKESLQILLISAVNDAIKLSENEKKSAASKMLGGFGGFGV, encoded by the coding sequence ATGTTTAAAGATTTTGATTTTTCAAAAATGGGCGAAGTCTTAGCACAAGCACAACAAAAAGCTAAAGAATTTGAAGATGAGATTGCGTCTAAAGAGTTTATTTCTAAAAGTGGCGGTGGGTTGATAAGTGTAAAGTCAAACGGCAAAGGCGAGATCTTAGATATAAGTATAGATGATAGCTTACTAGAAGACAAAGAGAGTTTGCAGATACTTTTGATATCTGCTGTAAATGATGCTATAAAACTATCCGAAAACGAGAAAAAAAGTGCAGCCTCTAAGATGCTTGGAGGCTTTGGCGGATTTGGAGTTTAG
- the tkt gene encoding transketolase → MLEKQANTIRFLCADMVQNANSGHPGTPMGLADLMSVLMRHIKHNPKNPKWLNRDRLIFSGGHASSLVYSYLYLSGYNVSLEDLKNFRKLGSKTPGHPEIETSGVEIATGPLGQGVANAVGFAMAAKSAANLLGNKIINHKVYCLCGDGDLEEGISYEACALAGKHCLNNLVIIYDSNNITIEGDTSIAWCEDVKVRFEAAGFEVAKIDGHNFDEIEFALSEAADKEKPYLIIANTKIAKGAGKLEGSHHAHGAPLGEDIIKEAKIKAGFDPLKTFFVDDDVLFAFRSAIELGDLEEAKWNKLVSELEPSKKELLNSLLNPDFSRIDFPNLKGEKLATRDSNGKILNAIAAALPGFIGGSADLAPSNKTELKGFGDFPNGKNLHFGIREHAMAAICNAYARYGIFLPFSATFFIFSDYLKAGARIAALMGVKHFFIWTHDSIGVGEDGPTHEPIEQLSTFRAMPNFYVFRPADGNENVECWKTALNLNAPSAFVCSRQALAPLDEPKFGNVKNGAYIVKKSQNPKITLVASGSEVGLCLEAAEILEKENIDTNVVSAPCFDLLCEQNRDYIDTIFDPSTKVLAVEAASGLEWYKFADDVLRMKTFGASAPANELFRYFGFTAENIANKAKDLL, encoded by the coding sequence ATGCTAGAAAAACAGGCTAATACTATAAGATTTTTATGCGCGGATATGGTTCAAAATGCAAATTCAGGTCACCCTGGTACGCCAATGGGACTTGCTGATTTAATGAGTGTTTTGATGAGGCATATAAAGCATAATCCAAAAAATCCAAAATGGCTAAATAGAGACCGCTTAATTTTTAGTGGCGGGCATGCTAGTAGCCTTGTTTATAGCTATTTATATCTTAGCGGTTATAATGTTAGCTTAGAGGATTTAAAAAACTTTAGAAAGCTCGGCTCAAAAACTCCCGGTCACCCAGAGATCGAAACTAGCGGTGTAGAGATAGCTACTGGACCTTTAGGGCAAGGCGTTGCAAATGCAGTTGGTTTTGCTATGGCGGCAAAAAGTGCGGCAAATTTGCTAGGTAACAAGATCATAAATCATAAAGTTTATTGTCTTTGTGGCGATGGCGATTTAGAAGAGGGCATTAGCTACGAGGCTTGTGCTCTTGCTGGAAAACACTGTTTAAATAACTTAGTCATCATATATGATAGCAACAATATCACTATAGAAGGCGATACATCTATAGCTTGGTGTGAAGATGTAAAAGTACGTTTTGAGGCTGCAGGTTTTGAAGTGGCAAAGATAGACGGACACAACTTTGATGAGATCGAATTTGCTCTAAGTGAGGCTGCGGATAAAGAAAAACCGTATCTTATCATAGCAAATACTAAAATAGCCAAAGGCGCTGGAAAGCTTGAAGGCAGCCACCACGCACACGGGGCTCCTCTTGGCGAAGATATCATAAAAGAGGCAAAGATAAAAGCTGGATTTGACCCGCTTAAGACGTTTTTTGTAGATGATGACGTGCTTTTTGCTTTTAGAAGTGCAATCGAGCTTGGCGATCTTGAAGAAGCTAAATGGAATAAGCTAGTAAGCGAACTTGAACCTAGTAAAAAAGAGCTTTTAAACTCTCTTTTAAATCCTGATTTTTCACGTATTGACTTTCCAAATTTAAAAGGTGAAAAACTAGCAACTAGAGATAGCAATGGTAAGATTTTGAATGCTATCGCGGCCGCACTTCCTGGATTTATCGGGGGTAGTGCGGACTTAGCGCCTAGCAACAAAACAGAGTTAAAAGGATTTGGAGATTTTCCAAATGGTAAGAATTTACATTTTGGTATAAGAGAACACGCTATGGCTGCTATTTGCAATGCTTATGCAAGATATGGTATATTTTTACCATTTTCAGCGACGTTTTTCATCTTTAGTGATTATCTAAAAGCAGGAGCTAGGATAGCAGCGCTTATGGGCGTTAAACACTTTTTTATATGGACTCATGATAGTATCGGCGTAGGAGAGGACGGCCCTACTCATGAACCTATCGAGCAGCTTTCTACATTTAGAGCTATGCCAAATTTCTATGTTTTCCGTCCTGCTGATGGAAATGAAAATGTAGAATGCTGGAAAACTGCACTAAATTTAAATGCGCCTTCTGCTTTTGTCTGTTCTCGTCAAGCATTAGCCCCACTTGATGAGCCTAAATTTGGAAATGTAAAAAATGGAGCTTATATAGTCAAAAAATCACAAAATCCAAAGATAACGCTTGTCGCAAGCGGTAGTGAAGTAGGGCTTTGTTTAGAGGCTGCTGAAATTTTGGAAAAAGAAAATATAGATACAAACGTAGTTTCTGCACCTTGTTTTGACTTGCTTTGCGAACAAAATAGGGACTATATAGATACTATCTTTGATCCATCTACAAAGGTTTTAGCAGTAGAAGCAGCGAGTGGCTTAGAGTGGTATAAATTTGCAGATGATGTTTTACGAATGAAAACTTTTGGTGCGTCTGCTCCTGCAAATGAGCTATTTAGGTATTTTGGATTTACTGCTGAAAATATCGCAAACAAAGCAAAAGATCTGCTCTAA
- a CDS encoding polyprenyl synthetase family protein, whose protein sequence is MSFDEYLNLNLPRVESFHPHFNDALAWVLKAGGKHFRAKLLLGVVEAIKPDMLQNAYPVALGVELFHTYSLVHDDLPAMDNAPLRRGVETLHVKYDEVTAILVGDALNTHAFYVISNADLAPEIVVKCTQILSKNGGIYGMAIGQACDCFFERKRLALDELKFLHIHKTGALIAASMQMGAVIAGLDKVKCDEIYKVGIKLGLAFQIHDDIIDATSKQTDAGKPTNNDLFKNSFTNLLGIEQAKKQRDELEEQILDELKDSPIKNLVTNLINKYLKG, encoded by the coding sequence ATGAGCTTTGATGAGTATTTAAATTTAAATTTGCCACGAGTAGAGAGCTTTCATCCGCATTTTAATGACGCTTTGGCTTGGGTTTTGAAAGCTGGTGGCAAACATTTTAGAGCTAAGCTTTTGCTTGGAGTAGTTGAGGCTATAAAACCTGATATGTTACAAAATGCTTATCCGGTGGCTCTTGGAGTTGAGCTTTTTCATACTTATTCTTTGGTGCATGACGATCTTCCTGCTATGGATAATGCACCGCTTCGCAGAGGCGTAGAAACTCTTCACGTAAAATATGACGAAGTTACTGCTATCTTAGTAGGTGATGCTTTAAATACTCACGCGTTTTATGTTATTTCTAATGCTGATTTGGCTCCTGAAATCGTAGTAAAATGTACGCAAATTTTATCTAAAAACGGCGGAATTTATGGTATGGCGATAGGACAGGCTTGTGATTGTTTTTTTGAAAGAAAACGCTTGGCTTTAGATGAGCTAAAGTTTTTGCATATTCATAAAACAGGAGCCTTGATCGCTGCAAGTATGCAGATGGGAGCCGTGATAGCCGGACTTGATAAAGTAAAGTGCGATGAAATTTATAAAGTTGGCATAAAACTAGGTCTTGCGTTTCAAATTCATGATGATATCATAGATGCTACGAGCAAGCAAACAGACGCTGGAAAACCTACAAATAATGATTTATTTAAAAATTCTTTTACAAATTTACTTGGAATAGAACAAGCAAAAAAACAAAGAGACGAACTAGAAGAACAGATACTTGATGAGTTAAAAGATTCTCCTATAAAAAATCTTGTTACAAATTTAATAAATAAATATCTAAAGGGATAA
- the rplT gene encoding 50S ribosomal protein L20, translated as MARVKTGVVRRRRHKKVLKLARGFYSARHKHFRKAKEQLERSLVYAFRDRRAKKRDFRRLWIIRINAACRLNDISYSRFMNGLKKANIALDRKVLANLAMNDAVAFASIVAEAKKAL; from the coding sequence ATGGCAAGAGTTAAAACAGGCGTAGTAAGAAGAAGACGCCATAAAAAAGTTCTAAAACTAGCTCGTGGATTTTACAGTGCTAGACATAAACATTTTAGAAAAGCAAAAGAACAATTAGAAAGAAGTTTAGTCTATGCGTTCCGTGATAGACGTGCGAAAAAACGTGATTTCCGTAGATTATGGATCATCCGTATTAACGCAGCTTGCAGACTAAATGATATAAGCTATTCAAGATTTATGAATGGTCTTAAAAAAGCAAATATCGCCCTAGACAGAAAAGTTTTGGCAAATTTAGCTATGAATGATGCAGTAGCATTTGCTAGTATCGTAGCAGAGGCTAAAAAAGCTCTATGA
- the ung gene encoding uracil-DNA glycosylase encodes MTIDLAKVQIEESWKEILKDEFLSPYFLDIKANLINALKSQTVYPPNNLIFNAFNLTPFNQVKVVILGQDPYHGARQAMGLSFSVPAGIRIPPSLVNIYKEIKDDLGITEPNCGDLSYWAKQGVLLLNATLSVAAGMPNSHAHFGWQRFTDAVIRTISKQKSNVVFMLWGNQAKAKTELIDGSRHLILSAAHPSPLARGAFFGSRHFSKCNDYLIATSQTPIDWDLNNSNL; translated from the coding sequence ATGACGATTGATTTAGCTAAAGTTCAGATCGAAGAGAGCTGGAAAGAAATCTTAAAAGATGAATTTCTAAGCCCGTATTTTTTAGATATAAAAGCAAATTTGATAAATGCCCTAAAATCACAAACTGTATATCCTCCAAATAACCTTATATTTAACGCATTTAATCTCACTCCGTTTAATCAAGTAAAAGTAGTCATCCTAGGACAAGATCCGTACCATGGCGCAAGACAAGCTATGGGACTAAGTTTTTCAGTGCCAGCTGGGATCAGGATTCCTCCAAGTCTAGTAAATATCTATAAAGAAATCAAGGACGATCTAGGCATCACTGAACCAAACTGCGGCGATCTCTCATACTGGGCAAAACAAGGGGTTTTGCTGTTAAATGCCACTCTTAGTGTAGCAGCAGGTATGCCAAACTCACACGCTCATTTTGGTTGGCAAAGATTTACGGACGCTGTTATAAGGACTATAAGCAAGCAAAAATCAAATGTAGTTTTTATGCTATGGGGAAACCAAGCAAAAGCAAAAACAGAGCTAATAGATGGCTCACGTCATCTTATCTTAAGTGCGGCTCATCCAAGCCCCTTAGCACGCGGCGCATTTTTTGGTTCGCGTCACTTTTCAAAATGCAATGATTATCTCATAGCAACATCTCAAACCCCTATAGACTGGGATTTAAATAACTCAAATTTATAA
- a CDS encoding methyl-accepting chemotaxis protein — MNEISANVTEQVNQIKLLSGHAKDISGAAELISEITDQTNLLALNAAIEAARAGEAGRGFAVVADEIRKLAEKTGTATNEITNTIKIIQEQTELAVSIIEQGVPKVEDGYKLSNEVAELLNEIYNQAIDSSNKAAEVVNVAENQVDSMNSLASNIENIAKVSNDTKDNMDSNQARLKELETISKKLNDLMDFFKI, encoded by the coding sequence ATGAATGAGATCAGTGCAAATGTAACAGAACAAGTAAATCAAATCAAGCTTTTAAGCGGTCACGCAAAAGACATCAGCGGTGCAGCTGAGCTTATCTCAGAGATAACAGACCAAACAAATCTTTTAGCTCTAAATGCAGCCATAGAAGCAGCTAGAGCAGGAGAAGCTGGACGTGGATTCGCCGTTGTTGCTGATGAGATAAGAAAGCTAGCCGAGAAGACAGGAACTGCAACAAACGAGATAACAAACACTATCAAAATCATACAAGAGCAAACAGAACTTGCAGTTAGCATCATAGAACAAGGCGTCCCAAAAGTCGAGGATGGATACAAGCTTTCAAATGAAGTAGCAGAGTTACTAAATGAAATTTACAATCAAGCTATAGATTCGTCAAATAAAGCCGCAGAAGTAGTAAATGTGGCTGAAAATCAAGTAGATTCTATGAATTCATTAGCGTCAAATATAGAAAATATCGCAAAAGTTTCAAATGATACAAAAGACAATATGGATTCAAACCAAGCTAGATTAAAAGAGTTAGAAACTATCTCTAAGAAGCTAAATGATCTTATGGATTTTTTCAAAATTTAG